The Apostichopus japonicus isolate 1M-3 chromosome 20, ASM3797524v1, whole genome shotgun sequence genome contains a region encoding:
- the LOC139960893 gene encoding small ribosomal subunit protein mS25-like, whose translation MPMKGKFPLRRTLRYLERGNVYLRDTVKIVTINYNTLGETHKGARDFVFYNLPQLQYKNHNVQMQTFKNLTPSPFIRCFLNDGDEVLIDIDSKSNTSILEHVKKLLGKSEEILSAERKAREKKTNPANFGREFARECICQVPGQVPCPSVVPLPEELRGKNIDYRTLLLKAARGRDPNVPDEEEDD comes from the exons gAAATGTCTACCTAAGAGACACAGTGAAAATTGTAACCATTAACTACAATACGTTAGGAGAAACTCACAAGGGTGCCAG GGATTTTGTCTTTTACAATTTACCACAGTTGCAGTACAAGAACCATAATGTTCAGATGCAAACATTCAAGAACCTCACACCATCACCTTTTATTCGCTGTTTCTTAA atGATGGTGATGAGGTGCTTATAGATATTGACAGTAAATCCAATACATCCATTTTAGAACATGTTAAGAAACTTTTAGGAAAATCAGA AGAGATTCTGTCTGCAGAAAGGAAAGCTAGGGAGAAAAAGACAAATCCAGCTAATTTCGGAAGGGAGTTTGCCAGGGAGTGTATTTGCCAGGTTCCAGGACAAGTACCGTGTCCATCTGTCGTGCCTCTACCCGAAGAGCTAAGAGGAAAGAATATCGATTACAGAACTCTATTGCTTAAAGCCGCCCGTGGAAGAGACCCTAATGTTCCAGATGAAGAGGAGGATGATTAG